From Nitrospirota bacterium, one genomic window encodes:
- the murF gene encoding UDP-N-acetylmuramoyl-tripeptide--D-alanyl-D-alanine ligase: MKVQATIEGAQDEELMGLFTVEELREVISVKVLAGQDSSSGKRPIRQITTDSRSIRRGDLFVALRGEQFDGHDFVPAVLAQGAAGAIVHDEYRLPPSSAAVRRIEGRPAPFLFGVRDPLFAYQQLATHHRSRFNIPVVAVTGSNGKTTTKEMVAAVLAQRWPVLKTEGNFNNRIGVPFTLFRLTARHQAAVIEMGVDQQGQTTRLCEIVRPTIGLITNIGPDHLEFFGSMEGSAQAKAELLDQLPADGTAILNADDPYFDYLASRAQCRVMSFGFSEMADVRASGVTSDVRQGTTFRLHLPGKSRPVTARIKVHGTHNVTNALAAAAVGAALNLSGSMIVQGLGRFRPAAMRSQVVTHHGVHIINDCYNANPASMKAALQLLAQWSPARERIAVLGDMLELGSETGQLHREVGQFLATQGLSRLIVCGPLGRKIADGARQGGMAGSQIDEVADAGAAADFLKKTVRQGDVVLVKASRGMKMEQVVQVLTGMRAVIKQAS; the protein is encoded by the coding sequence GTGAAAGTCCAGGCCACGATCGAGGGCGCACAGGATGAGGAATTAATGGGACTCTTTACGGTCGAGGAATTACGAGAAGTCATCAGCGTGAAAGTCCTTGCGGGACAGGACTCGTCATCGGGCAAGCGCCCGATCAGACAGATTACGACGGATTCGCGATCCATTCGCCGCGGCGATCTCTTTGTCGCGCTCAGGGGCGAGCAATTCGACGGCCATGATTTTGTCCCGGCCGTCCTTGCGCAAGGCGCGGCTGGAGCGATCGTGCATGATGAGTATCGCCTTCCGCCAAGTTCTGCAGCGGTTCGACGAATCGAGGGACGGCCTGCGCCATTTCTCTTCGGCGTGCGCGATCCGCTGTTTGCCTACCAGCAGTTGGCGACGCATCATCGCAGCCGGTTCAATATTCCCGTCGTGGCGGTGACTGGAAGCAACGGCAAGACGACGACGAAAGAGATGGTGGCGGCGGTCTTGGCGCAACGGTGGCCGGTGTTGAAGACCGAGGGGAATTTCAATAATCGGATCGGCGTGCCCTTTACCCTGTTTCGACTGACGGCTCGCCATCAAGCGGCTGTGATTGAGATGGGTGTGGATCAGCAGGGGCAGACGACGAGGCTCTGCGAAATCGTCAGGCCCACGATCGGACTCATCACCAATATCGGCCCCGATCACCTCGAGTTCTTCGGCAGCATGGAAGGATCGGCGCAGGCCAAGGCGGAACTGTTGGACCAGCTTCCGGCCGATGGCACGGCGATTTTGAACGCAGACGACCCCTACTTCGACTATCTCGCATCGCGGGCGCAATGCCGAGTGATGTCGTTTGGATTTTCGGAAATGGCCGATGTCCGTGCAAGCGGGGTCACGTCCGATGTTCGCCAGGGCACGACCTTTCGCTTGCACCTCCCTGGAAAGAGCCGTCCCGTGACTGCACGAATCAAGGTGCATGGAACGCACAACGTGACCAATGCGCTTGCCGCCGCCGCGGTGGGTGCGGCGTTGAACCTGTCCGGTTCGATGATTGTCCAGGGACTCGGTCGATTCCGTCCTGCCGCGATGCGATCGCAGGTGGTGACCCATCATGGCGTTCATATTATCAACGATTGCTACAATGCCAATCCTGCTTCGATGAAAGCCGCACTTCAGTTGCTGGCACAGTGGAGCCCGGCGCGTGAACGGATTGCCGTGCTGGGAGACATGCTCGAACTCGGATCTGAGACAGGCCAGCTGCATCGGGAGGTTGGACAGTTTCTTGCCACGCAGGGGCTGTCGCGGTTGATCGTCTGTGGCCCCTTGGGTCGGAAGATCGCGGATGGGGCCAGGCAGGGCGGGATGGCAGGTTCGCAGATCGACGAAGTAGCCGATGCGGGAGCCGCTGCTGATTTCCTCAAGAAGACCGTGAGGCAGGGCGATGTGGTGTTAGTGAAGGCCTCCCGCGGCATGAAGATGGAGCAGGTGGTGCAGGTATTGACGGGGATGAGGGCGGTTATCAAACAGGCGTCGTAA
- a CDS encoding lysylphosphatidylglycerol synthase transmembrane domain-containing protein has protein sequence MGKLFLLIVGLLTLVLIVWHIGPGNIYDAAAQLGPVALLVLLIPSVIMYVIEAYGWKVTLGPSAKAIPFWRVLAIRTAGEVVNMTTPSAYVGGEPLKAYLLKKHNVPMVEGLASVIIAKTTMTIAEVLFILLGIALGVWLLGGNDSSGQTVAAALLSVGLLAFGTAAFVFVQRQGLFTWLLGFLRKIGLKIAYLEAREEQLRSLDRTILSFYRDNRPAFYASTGLFLLGWLSEALEVYVILYFLGGPAMALSAISIGALSVFIKGGTFFIPGSLGAQDGGNLLLLKAFGYSDVTGITFALLRRFRELVWIGLGLLCLTFVGGRSVATQEDITQDPRNGS, from the coding sequence GTGGGTAAACTCTTTCTCCTCATCGTTGGCCTCCTTACCCTCGTTCTCATCGTCTGGCATATCGGTCCTGGGAACATCTATGACGCGGCCGCACAGCTTGGGCCGGTTGCGCTCCTCGTCCTGCTGATTCCGTCCGTCATCATGTATGTGATCGAAGCCTACGGATGGAAAGTGACGCTGGGTCCCTCGGCGAAGGCGATTCCCTTCTGGCGGGTGCTTGCAATTCGAACGGCTGGTGAGGTGGTGAACATGACCACACCGAGCGCCTATGTCGGGGGCGAGCCGCTCAAGGCCTATCTGCTCAAGAAGCATAACGTGCCGATGGTGGAAGGGCTGGCCTCGGTCATCATTGCCAAAACGACGATGACGATCGCGGAAGTGCTGTTCATCCTGCTCGGTATTGCGTTGGGTGTGTGGCTGTTGGGAGGGAACGATTCATCCGGCCAGACCGTGGCAGCCGCGCTCCTGAGCGTGGGGCTGCTGGCCTTCGGGACTGCGGCCTTTGTGTTCGTGCAGCGGCAAGGGCTCTTTACCTGGCTCTTGGGGTTTTTGCGGAAGATCGGGCTGAAGATTGCCTATCTGGAAGCGCGTGAAGAACAGTTGCGGTCGCTGGATCGAACGATCTTGAGTTTTTACCGGGACAACCGTCCGGCCTTTTATGCCTCCACCGGGCTCTTCTTGTTGGGCTGGCTGTCCGAGGCCTTGGAAGTGTACGTCATCCTCTATTTTCTCGGCGGTCCCGCCATGGCTCTCTCCGCCATCTCCATCGGCGCCCTCTCCGTCTTCATCAAAGGCGGCACCTTCTTCATCCCCGGCAGCCTCGGCGCCCAAGATGGCGGCAATTTATTGCTCCTCAAGGCCTTCGGCTACAGCGACGTCACCGGCATCACCTTCGCGTTGCTTCGGCGCTTCCGCGAGCTGGTCTGGATTGGACTGGGCCTGCTCTGTCTGACCTTCGTCGGCGGACGTTCGGTGGCGACTCAGGAGGATATCACTCAGGACCCAAGAAACGGCTCCTGA
- a CDS encoding penicillin-binding protein 2: MTAGPSRGRRYVLLLLFLCGFSVIVFRLVTLQVLQAAELTAKADRQHQKTVSFEGARGTVSDRHGKVLAMNVEVPSVFGVPTSLESPATVARHLSPVLHIRTGELEKKLRQDKSFVWLARKLEPEQGRRLEQMSLDGIGVVMEGRRFYPKGPLLAHVLGFSGMDGQGLEGLERRYDSQLHGEKRVTVLQRDALGRTVFPKGVTEQVPTPGHALTLTIDEVIQYIAEKELEEAVFHARAKSGTIIVMEPQTGAILAMAVSPRFDPNVVAKLTPDRWRNRALTDTYEPGSTMKVVVAAAALEEKVMTPGTMVFGENGHMVIANTTIHDHEKLGWITFSEVIQKSSNIGAAKTGMALGDQRLYRYLQGFGFGQRTEIDLPGEVSGLLKAPKDWGRRSVASISMGQEVGVTALQMVSALSTLANGGVMMKPYVVSELRDAKGHVLKEVLPQVKRRVVSPDTAWMMTTMMEGVVTNGTGAKAAIPGFRVAGKTGTAQKIDPRTGAYSSTQFVGSFVGYVPAESPRLAMIVVIDEPQGEAWGGTVAAPVFRRVGEQVLNYLGVSREDTVKIALAARDN; the protein is encoded by the coding sequence GTGACTGCCGGGCCTTCTCGCGGGCGTCGCTATGTGCTGCTGCTGCTGTTTCTCTGCGGGTTCAGCGTGATTGTGTTTCGATTGGTCACGCTCCAAGTGCTTCAGGCTGCAGAACTCACGGCCAAAGCCGATCGGCAACATCAAAAGACGGTGTCATTCGAAGGCGCGCGAGGCACGGTATCGGATCGGCACGGCAAAGTGCTGGCGATGAATGTGGAGGTGCCGTCCGTGTTCGGTGTCCCTACGTCGTTGGAAAGCCCGGCGACCGTCGCCCGCCATCTTTCTCCGGTGCTCCATATTCGAACTGGTGAGCTGGAGAAGAAGCTGCGCCAAGATAAGAGTTTTGTCTGGTTGGCGAGAAAGCTCGAGCCTGAGCAGGGCCGCCGTCTAGAGCAGATGTCGTTAGATGGGATCGGTGTGGTGATGGAGGGGCGACGGTTCTATCCCAAGGGTCCGTTGCTGGCTCATGTCCTTGGATTTTCCGGAATGGATGGGCAGGGGCTCGAGGGGCTCGAGCGCCGATACGATTCGCAGCTGCATGGGGAGAAGCGCGTGACCGTCCTGCAGCGCGATGCATTGGGGCGCACGGTGTTTCCGAAGGGCGTGACGGAGCAAGTGCCGACACCGGGACATGCTCTGACGCTGACCATCGACGAAGTGATCCAGTACATCGCCGAAAAAGAACTCGAAGAAGCGGTCTTTCATGCCCGTGCGAAGTCCGGGACGATCATTGTCATGGAGCCTCAGACCGGCGCGATTCTCGCGATGGCGGTCAGTCCTCGGTTCGATCCAAACGTCGTCGCCAAGTTGACGCCCGATCGGTGGCGCAATCGTGCGTTGACGGATACGTACGAGCCTGGGTCGACGATGAAAGTCGTCGTGGCGGCCGCGGCGCTTGAGGAAAAGGTGATGACTCCCGGCACGATGGTGTTCGGTGAAAACGGCCATATGGTGATCGCGAACACGACGATTCATGACCATGAAAAACTGGGGTGGATCACGTTTTCTGAAGTGATTCAAAAGTCCAGCAACATCGGTGCGGCTAAAACCGGAATGGCCCTCGGCGATCAGCGGCTCTACCGCTACCTTCAAGGGTTCGGGTTCGGTCAACGGACGGAAATCGATCTCCCTGGTGAAGTGAGCGGACTCTTGAAGGCTCCCAAAGATTGGGGCCGTCGATCGGTGGCGTCAATTTCGATGGGACAGGAAGTCGGGGTGACAGCGCTCCAGATGGTCTCGGCATTGTCGACCCTTGCCAATGGGGGTGTGATGATGAAGCCCTATGTGGTGTCCGAGCTTCGCGATGCGAAGGGTCATGTGCTGAAGGAGGTCCTTCCGCAAGTGAAGCGGCGCGTCGTCTCACCGGACACGGCATGGATGATGACGACGATGATGGAAGGTGTTGTGACGAATGGGACGGGGGCGAAGGCGGCCATTCCCGGATTTCGCGTGGCCGGTAAAACCGGGACCGCGCAAAAAATCGATCCGCGAACCGGCGCCTATTCCTCTACGCAGTTTGTCGGGTCGTTTGTCGGGTATGTGCCGGCGGAGTCTCCACGGTTGGCGATGATTGTGGTCATCGATGAACCTCAGGGCGAGGCCTGGGGCGGGACCGTCGCCGCGCCCGTATTTCGGCGGGTAGGCGAGCAGGTGCTCAATTATCTTGGCGTGTCCAGGGAGGACACGGTGAAGATCGCATTGGCGGCAAGGGACAACTAA
- a CDS encoding IS1595 family transposase, with protein sequence MANLLSGKHLNDEKAAYEYLSKLRWPDGPRCVHCGADKVATLNVKSAKRVVLKCRKCRKQFSATVGTIFQGSHIPLSKWFMAIQLMCSSKKGMSAHQLHRMLQITYKSAWFMAHRIRHAMKQTPFGDKLGGIVEADETYIGGKSHGKGPIAGKTPVFALVERGGRVRSFPMPIVTATNLKRSIQEHVEANATLMTDELKAYTNIGKDFADHQTVNHSKKEYVRGEASTNTVEGYFSLLKRGLTGTYHHVSPRHLHRYLDEFNFRYNARSANDAVRNLSALKATEGKRLQYK encoded by the coding sequence ATGGCAAACCTACTGAGCGGAAAACATCTGAACGACGAGAAGGCAGCGTATGAGTATCTGTCAAAACTACGCTGGCCCGATGGCCCTCGTTGTGTCCATTGTGGAGCGGATAAGGTTGCCACGCTCAACGTCAAAAGCGCCAAGCGTGTCGTGCTGAAATGCCGCAAGTGTCGGAAGCAGTTTTCGGCAACGGTGGGGACCATCTTCCAAGGCTCCCATATTCCCCTTTCGAAGTGGTTCATGGCTATTCAGCTCATGTGCTCCTCGAAGAAGGGCATGAGCGCCCATCAACTGCATCGCATGTTGCAGATCACCTATAAGTCAGCGTGGTTTATGGCGCATCGGATTCGGCATGCCATGAAGCAAACCCCGTTCGGTGACAAGCTCGGCGGCATCGTGGAAGCGGATGAAACCTATATCGGTGGAAAATCCCATGGCAAAGGGCCAATTGCAGGGAAAACGCCAGTATTTGCGCTCGTAGAGCGCGGTGGACGCGTCCGATCGTTCCCTATGCCTATCGTGACCGCCACCAATCTGAAGCGTTCAATTCAGGAGCACGTAGAGGCCAATGCAACCCTCATGACGGACGAACTCAAGGCCTATACGAATATCGGGAAAGACTTTGCTGACCATCAGACCGTGAACCATTCCAAGAAAGAATATGTGCGTGGTGAGGCCAGCACAAATACGGTTGAAGGGTATTTCAGCTTGCTCAAGCGCGGGCTCACCGGCACCTATCACCATGTGTCGCCGCGCCATCTGCATCGCTATTTGGATGAGTTCAATTTCCGCTACAACGCGAGATCCGCGAATGATGCCGTGCGGAATCTTTCGGCGCTGAAGGCCACAGAGGGAAAGCGGTTGCAGTATAAGTGA
- the ftsL gene encoding cell division protein FtsL gives MKTLTIIAGVMLVFVFVWERVDVVRLGYQIERSKSQKILLERERDQLQVKVSSLAAPERIAKLATEKLGLVPPQQGQVLMVHQPGSAPGLARPSSEPVRLARHMAAGGVNE, from the coding sequence ATGAAGACGCTCACGATTATCGCCGGTGTGATGTTGGTCTTCGTGTTTGTGTGGGAACGGGTCGATGTCGTTCGGTTGGGTTATCAGATCGAACGATCGAAGAGTCAGAAAATATTGCTGGAGCGGGAGCGGGATCAGCTGCAAGTAAAAGTGTCTTCGCTGGCGGCTCCGGAGCGGATCGCGAAGCTGGCGACGGAGAAGTTGGGGTTAGTTCCGCCGCAGCAGGGGCAAGTGTTGATGGTGCATCAGCCTGGAAGCGCTCCGGGGCTGGCGCGTCCGTCAAGTGAGCCGGTTCGTTTGGCGCGGCATATGGCCGCTGGGGGGGTGAACGAGTGA
- a CDS encoding carbon starvation CstA family protein — translation MLALKLVLWGFLAILGAVALAFVTGLVNPHEKVNGLWLVVAAACIYVLAFRFYGRWISQRVVELNDQRVTPAVRLNDGVNFHPTNKYVLFGHHFAAIAGAGPLLGPVLAAQFGFLPGFLWLVIGAVLGGAVQDFIILVASMRRNGRSLPEIARDELGLVTGTATAVAVLFIVVVALAGLGFAVVNALYRNAWGTFTIAMTIPIGFIMGFYLQKFRPGQVAEVSLIGVVLLVAAVIFGRVVAQSSLAGWFEFERTTLVLVLAGYGFLASVLPGWMLLVPRGYLSTFMKLGVVALLGVGVVLMAPTIEMPRVTIFASGGGPIIPGTLFPFLFITIACGAVSGFHSLVSSGTTPKMIEQESQATVGYGAMLLESFVGVMALIAASVLIPGDYLAINTMLSPDALTAMGFPVLRIQELSQLVEADVAGRPGGAVSLAVGMASIFSALPGMSGLMAYWYQFALVFEALFILTTIDTGTRVGRYLIQEMGGRFYAPLRRMNWWPGVVVSSGLIVGAWAYLIGTGSISTLWPMFGAANQLLGTLALCIGTTVLIKMRKAQYLWITALPMLFVGTVTLMGSYEMFGMFVAKASSLTDSGQAFALYLDAGLVAVVALLAVIVLGDSIVQWYGYVVLKRPFTSSEVVVMAGGSSPGRLQTTIHHDESQRLQFPGGGCC, via the coding sequence ATGTTGGCGTTAAAACTGGTGCTTTGGGGATTTCTTGCCATTCTCGGTGCCGTTGCGCTTGCCTTTGTGACGGGTCTCGTTAATCCCCACGAAAAAGTGAATGGGCTCTGGCTGGTTGTCGCTGCGGCCTGCATCTATGTGCTGGCCTTTCGCTTCTATGGCCGTTGGATTTCGCAGCGGGTGGTTGAGCTGAACGATCAGCGGGTTACGCCGGCGGTGCGGTTGAACGACGGTGTCAATTTTCATCCCACCAATAAATACGTCCTGTTCGGTCATCACTTTGCGGCAATTGCCGGAGCTGGGCCGTTGCTGGGGCCAGTCCTGGCGGCGCAGTTCGGATTCTTGCCCGGCTTTCTCTGGTTGGTGATTGGGGCTGTGTTGGGCGGCGCGGTGCAGGACTTCATCATCCTGGTGGCCTCGATGAGACGGAATGGCCGCTCCCTCCCTGAAATTGCGCGCGATGAACTGGGCCTTGTCACCGGCACCGCGACGGCAGTGGCGGTGCTCTTCATCGTGGTGGTCGCGCTGGCAGGGCTGGGCTTTGCCGTGGTGAATGCGCTTTATCGCAATGCCTGGGGCACCTTCACGATTGCGATGACGATTCCCATCGGCTTCATCATGGGCTTCTACCTTCAAAAGTTCCGGCCTGGTCAAGTGGCAGAGGTCTCCCTGATCGGTGTGGTGCTGTTGGTCGCGGCGGTGATCTTCGGACGGGTAGTCGCCCAGTCTTCTCTTGCTGGTTGGTTCGAGTTCGAGCGTACGACGTTGGTGTTGGTGCTGGCCGGCTATGGGTTTCTCGCTTCTGTCTTGCCTGGCTGGATGCTCCTGGTTCCCCGCGGTTATCTCTCCACCTTCATGAAGCTTGGCGTAGTGGCCTTGCTGGGAGTGGGCGTAGTGCTCATGGCGCCGACGATCGAGATGCCGCGCGTGACCATCTTCGCCAGCGGAGGCGGGCCAATTATTCCCGGCACGCTCTTCCCCTTTCTCTTTATCACCATTGCCTGCGGAGCCGTGTCGGGCTTTCACTCGCTGGTTTCTTCCGGGACGACGCCGAAGATGATCGAGCAGGAATCCCAGGCCACGGTCGGTTATGGGGCGATGTTGCTGGAAAGTTTTGTCGGTGTGATGGCGCTCATCGCCGCCTCGGTATTGATTCCCGGTGATTATCTGGCGATCAATACGATGCTCTCGCCTGACGCGCTGACTGCGATGGGCTTTCCGGTCTTGCGGATTCAGGAACTCTCGCAACTGGTCGAGGCGGATGTGGCGGGCCGGCCTGGCGGGGCCGTGTCGCTGGCGGTCGGGATGGCCTCCATCTTTTCTGCGCTCCCCGGGATGTCCGGCTTGATGGCCTACTGGTATCAGTTTGCCCTGGTGTTCGAGGCCCTGTTCATTCTGACGACGATCGATACAGGCACGCGCGTGGGGCGCTATCTCATTCAGGAGATGGGAGGGCGGTTCTATGCCCCCCTGCGGCGGATGAATTGGTGGCCCGGTGTGGTGGTGAGCAGCGGGTTGATCGTGGGGGCTTGGGCCTATCTCATCGGCACCGGTAGCATCTCGACGCTTTGGCCGATGTTCGGCGCCGCGAATCAGTTGCTCGGCACTCTGGCCCTCTGTATCGGGACGACGGTGCTCATCAAGATGCGTAAGGCGCAATATCTCTGGATCACGGCGTTGCCGATGTTGTTTGTCGGGACCGTCACCTTGATGGGGTCCTATGAGATGTTCGGGATGTTTGTGGCCAAGGCCTCGTCTCTTACCGATAGCGGACAGGCCTTTGCTTTGTATCTGGACGCAGGGCTCGTCGCGGTGGTGGCCTTGCTCGCAGTGATCGTCTTGGGCGATAGTATCGTGCAGTGGTATGGCTATGTGGTCTTGAAGCGGCCCTTCACCAGCAGTGAAGTGGTGGTGATGGCCGGTGGGAGTTCGCCGGGAAGACTGCAGACGACGATTCATCATGATGAATCGCAGCGGTTGCAATTCCCCGGTGGGGGTTGCTGTTAA
- a CDS encoding YajQ family cyclic di-GMP-binding protein, which translates to MAEQYSFDVVSEVDMQEMKNVVDQASKEVKQRFDFKDSKTEITLKEKEKELSLVSDDEYKLNAVIDIIKAKCVKRGVSLKAFDYGTIEAALGGTVRQVAKIQSGIAADKAKEVTKAIKESKLKVQAQIQGEQVRVLSKSKDDLQAAMAFLKGQDFEIDLQFTNYR; encoded by the coding sequence GTGGCTGAGCAATATTCGTTCGATGTGGTGTCGGAAGTGGATATGCAAGAGATGAAGAATGTCGTCGATCAGGCGTCGAAGGAGGTCAAGCAGCGTTTCGACTTCAAGGACTCGAAGACGGAAATCACCTTGAAGGAGAAAGAGAAGGAACTGTCCTTGGTCTCCGACGATGAATATAAACTCAATGCGGTGATCGACATCATCAAGGCTAAGTGCGTGAAGCGCGGGGTTTCGCTGAAAGCGTTTGACTATGGGACCATCGAAGCGGCGCTAGGCGGGACGGTGCGCCAGGTGGCGAAGATTCAAAGCGGCATCGCAGCAGACAAGGCGAAAGAGGTGACGAAGGCCATCAAGGAGTCCAAGCTGAAAGTGCAGGCGCAGATTCAGGGCGAGCAAGTGCGCGTGCTGAGCAAGAGCAAGGACGATCTCCAAGCGGCCATGGCATTTCTCAAGGGGCAGGATTTTGAGATTGATCTGCAGTTCACCAACTACCGCTGA
- a CDS encoding UDP-N-acetylmuramoyl-L-alanyl-D-glutamate--2,6-diaminopimelate ligase — MARDLLTVTQLLAALHGHVEIQEQRGDVNRPVHGIVDDSRAVTGGSLFVAVKGERVDGHDFVEQAIRAGAGAVIVQAAVASGSVPFVRVADSRKALGLLGSRFYGDPSARLKMIGVTGTNGKTTTTYICKSLLEGIGRRVGLIGTVGYQIGQEIFPASHTTPGALDLQQLLAKMVEAGLNAAVMEVSSHALALDRTSGCEYDVAVFTNLTQDHLDFHHTMDEYYEAKLRLFTGLAGGQKVGKRAIVNLDDPRGQAIQAACPVPVWGYAIQNQADLKAERVRLSLAGTTFTAATPSGTFKVESRLVGEHNVYNLLAAIGVALHDGATIDQIREATAHIANVPGRFERVSSGQDFTVVVDYAHTDDALVRLLTAAQALKTDRIITVFGCGGDRDRGKRPKMGRAAVEYSDVVVLTSDNPRTEDPMAILREVEVGVREALVHRSHVQYRLVPDRREAIGAAIREAHRGDMVLIAGKGHEDYQIVGTKKFHFDDREVAREAIQQLQDCA; from the coding sequence ATGGCGCGAGATCTTCTCACTGTCACGCAGTTGCTCGCAGCCCTCCATGGGCATGTTGAGATTCAGGAGCAGCGAGGCGATGTGAATCGTCCGGTGCATGGGATCGTGGACGATTCGCGGGCCGTGACCGGTGGGAGCCTTTTTGTTGCCGTCAAGGGTGAGCGCGTTGATGGGCACGATTTTGTCGAGCAGGCGATCAGGGCCGGAGCTGGTGCGGTGATTGTGCAGGCGGCCGTGGCATCCGGGTCGGTGCCGTTCGTGCGGGTGGCTGATTCGCGCAAGGCGCTCGGTCTTCTCGGCAGCCGGTTTTATGGCGATCCCTCCGCCCGTCTGAAGATGATTGGCGTGACCGGCACGAACGGGAAGACGACGACCACCTACATTTGCAAATCGCTCCTGGAAGGGATCGGTCGACGGGTGGGGTTGATCGGCACGGTGGGATATCAGATCGGGCAGGAGATATTCCCTGCTTCTCACACGACGCCAGGCGCGCTCGACCTACAGCAGTTGTTGGCGAAGATGGTCGAGGCTGGGCTCAATGCCGCAGTCATGGAAGTGTCGTCCCATGCCCTCGCGCTAGACCGGACCTCGGGCTGCGAGTATGACGTGGCGGTCTTTACGAACCTTACGCAGGATCACCTCGATTTTCATCATACGATGGACGAGTATTATGAGGCGAAGTTGCGACTGTTCACGGGATTGGCCGGAGGGCAGAAAGTCGGGAAGCGCGCCATCGTCAATTTGGACGACCCTCGTGGACAGGCGATCCAGGCGGCTTGTCCCGTGCCGGTTTGGGGTTATGCCATTCAGAATCAGGCCGATCTCAAGGCGGAACGAGTGCGTCTTTCGCTTGCCGGGACGACCTTCACCGCGGCCACTCCGAGCGGAACGTTCAAGGTCGAAAGCCGGTTGGTCGGAGAGCACAACGTGTACAACTTGCTGGCGGCGATCGGCGTGGCGTTGCACGACGGGGCCACGATCGATCAAATCCGCGAGGCAACGGCACATATCGCCAATGTCCCGGGACGATTCGAGCGGGTCTCTTCCGGGCAAGACTTTACTGTCGTCGTCGACTATGCCCATACGGACGATGCACTCGTTCGGCTACTCACGGCAGCGCAGGCCTTGAAGACTGATCGAATCATTACGGTATTCGGCTGTGGTGGTGATCGGGACCGGGGGAAGCGGCCCAAGATGGGGCGTGCCGCCGTGGAATACAGCGATGTGGTGGTGCTGACGTCCGATAACCCTCGAACCGAAGACCCGATGGCGATCCTCCGCGAAGTCGAGGTCGGCGTGCGCGAGGCGCTCGTGCACCGTAGCCATGTGCAATATCGCTTGGTGCCCGACCGCCGTGAGGCGATCGGCGCAGCCATTCGTGAGGCGCATCGTGGCGATATGGTGCTCATTGCCGGTAAGGGGCATGAAGACTATCAAATTGTCGGCACCAAGAAGTTTCATTTTGACGATCGTGAGGTGGCTCGCGAAGCGATTCAGCAATTGCAGGATTGCGCGTGA
- a CDS encoding AbrB/MazE/SpoVT family DNA-binding domain-containing protein — translation MVKRLVKHGNSLALVIDRPLLDLLHIDAETFLDVQIDGKSLVVMPVQADDRKNKFLQALESANRKYGRALKKLAE, via the coding sequence ATGGTCAAAAGATTGGTCAAGCACGGTAATAGTCTCGCCCTCGTAATCGATCGCCCACTCCTCGACTTATTGCACATTGATGCGGAGACTTTCCTCGACGTTCAGATCGACGGAAAGAGCTTAGTCGTGATGCCAGTGCAGGCTGATGATCGCAAGAATAAATTTCTACAGGCGCTAGAAAGCGCAAACCGTAAATACGGAAGAGCATTGAAGAAGCTGGCGGAGTAA
- the rsmH gene encoding 16S rRNA (cytosine(1402)-N(4))-methyltransferase RsmH translates to MEVFRHLPVMSEEVLFWLIREDSRVYLDCTVGYSGHAEKLLESSSSNSRLIGLDRDAVAIAASRERLVRFGDRVHLIHGHFVELKQHLAASGISQVDGILFDLGVSSPQLDEATRGFSFQGDGPLDMRMDQSKSGTAADLINQWSEAEMADVIFQFGEERFSRRIARAIVSARERRPLSTTKELVSAIEGAVPASYRHGRLHCATRTFQAIRIAVNQELDCLEPALRDAVDVLSPGGRLCVISFHSLEDRIVKHTFRALSGKEDPLLEVLTKRPQVATKKESDRNPRSRSAKLRAAQRVSKEGHS, encoded by the coding sequence ATGGAGGTTTTTCGACATCTCCCGGTCATGTCAGAAGAGGTCCTGTTTTGGCTCATTCGAGAGGATAGCCGAGTCTATCTTGACTGTACAGTGGGGTACAGTGGGCATGCTGAAAAGCTTCTTGAATCAAGCAGTTCGAACTCCAGACTTATCGGCCTTGATCGCGATGCGGTCGCCATTGCAGCCAGCCGGGAACGGCTCGTTCGATTCGGCGACCGTGTACACCTCATCCATGGGCACTTTGTGGAACTGAAACAGCATCTTGCTGCCAGTGGCATTAGCCAGGTCGATGGAATTCTGTTCGATCTTGGCGTGTCGTCCCCGCAGTTGGACGAAGCGACTCGTGGGTTTAGTTTTCAGGGGGACGGCCCATTAGACATGCGCATGGATCAATCGAAAAGTGGAACGGCAGCTGACCTGATCAATCAATGGTCGGAAGCGGAAATGGCCGACGTGATTTTTCAATTCGGAGAAGAGCGGTTTTCTCGGCGCATTGCACGTGCCATTGTCAGCGCGCGTGAACGTCGTCCTTTGTCGACGACGAAGGAGTTGGTCTCTGCGATCGAGGGCGCTGTCCCTGCGAGTTATCGGCATGGGCGTCTCCATTGCGCGACCCGTACGTTTCAGGCCATTCGTATTGCCGTTAACCAGGAGCTCGACTGTCTCGAGCCGGCATTGCGCGACGCGGTGGATGTCTTGTCTCCGGGCGGACGTCTTTGCGTGATTTCATTTCATTCGCTCGAAGATCGAATTGTGAAGCATACGTTTCGGGCCCTTTCCGGCAAGGAGGATCCTTTGTTGGAGGTGCTCACGAAGAGACCGCAGGTTGCGACCAAGAAAGAATCAGACAGAAATCCTCGGTCGCGCAGTGCCAAGCTGCGGGCCGCCCAGCGGGTCTCCAAGGAGGGTCATTCATGA